In the Numida meleagris isolate 19003 breed g44 Domestic line chromosome 5, NumMel1.0, whole genome shotgun sequence genome, one interval contains:
- the PLEKHA3 gene encoding pleckstrin homology domain-containing family A member 3, with protein MEGVLYKWTNYLAGWQPRWFVLDNGILSYYDSQDDVCKGSKGSIKMAVCEIKVHTTDNTRMELIIPGEQHFYLKAVNAAERQRWLVSLGSAKACLADTRTKKEKEISETSESLKTKMSELRLYCDLLMQQVHTIQEFVHHDETRSPPSFENMNEASSLLSATCNTFITTLEECVKIANAKFKPEMFQLPHPDPLVSPVSPSPVQMMKRSISQPGPCYSERNNHSVKEPVSSLHRLSQQRRRTYSDTESYSDAPLEDPQRSAHCPRNAVNGDLVSSTIPEENKSVSNERSEVEGSLSSFSS; from the exons ATGGAGGGAGTCCTGTACAAGTGGACCAACTACCTGGCGG GTTGGCAGCCTCGGTGGTTTGTCTTAGACAATGGGATATTGTCATACTATGATTCACAGGATGATGTTTGCAAAGGCAGCAAAGGAAGTATAAAGATGGCTGTGTGTGAAATAAAAG TCCATACAACAGACAACACCAGAATGGAGTTAATCATCCCAGGGGAACAGCATTTCTATCTGAAAGCAGTTAATGCAGCTGAAAGGCAGCGGTGGCTGGTATCATTGGGAAGTGCAAAGGCCTGTTTAGCAGATActagaacaaaaaaagaaaaag AAATAAGTGAGACCAGTGAATCTCTCAAAACCAAAATGTCGGAACTTCGTCTCTACTGTGATCTTTTAATGCAGCAAGTTCATACAATACAAGAATTTGTTCACCACGATGAGACTCgctctcctcccagctttgaG aacatgaATGAAGCCTCTTCCTTGCTTAGTGCCACGTGTAATACATTTATAACAACACTTGAAGAATGCGTGAAGATTGCTAATGCCAAGTTTAAGCCAGAAATGTTCCAGCTGCCTCACCCTGATCCCTTAGTTTCTCCTGTGTCGCCGTCACCTGTCCAAATG ATGAAGCGTTCCATCAGCCAACCTGGTCCTTGTTATTCAGAAAG GAATAATCACTCTGTGAAAGAACCAGTTTCATCCCTTCATCGATTATCACAGCAACGCAGAAGGACGTACTCAGATACAGAATCTTACAGTGATGCTCCCCTGGAAGATCCTCAGA GATCTGCTCACTGTCCTAGAAATGCTGTAAATGGAGATCTGGTGTCATCAACCattcctgaagaaaataaatcgGTATCAAATGAAAGATCTGAAGTGGAAGGGAGTCtctcatccttttcttcctga
- the FKBP7 gene encoding peptidyl-prolyl cis-trans isomerase FKBP7 isoform X2, producing MRALPRPLPHGRFTSWGRPREPLGPAHPDGGEAGGSAPPPADAVPRRRSEMGRGLSLLLAALALLAAPARAEGGAAADEEVKIEVLHLPESCSPKSKKGDLLNAHYDGFLASNGSKFYCSRTQNEGHPKWFVLGVGQVIKGLDIAMMNMCPGEKRKVVIPPSLAYGQQGYGSTSRNYSIPTTYLSSVSAYSCMLGKIPA from the exons ATGCGCGCGCTCCCCCGGCCGCTCCCTCACGGCCGTTTCACTTCCTGGGGCCGCCCCCGAGAACCGCTCGGGCCCGCCCACCCGGACGGGGGGGAGGCGGGAGGCTCGGCCCCTCCGCCCGCGGACGCAGTGCCACGCCGGCGGAGCGAGATGGGCCGCGGGCTGAGCCTGCTCCTCGCGGCCTTGGCCCTCCTGGCGGCCCCGGCGCGGGCCGagggcggcgcggcggcggaTGAGGAGGTGAAGATAGAGGTGCTACACCTCCCCGAGAGCTGCAGCCCCAAGAGCAAGAAGGGGGACCTGCTGAACGCGCACTACGACGGCTTCCTGGCCAGTAACGGCTCCAAGTTCTACTGCAG tcgGACGCAAAATGAAGGTCATCCAAAATGGTTCGTTCTGGGTGTTGGACAAGTCATAAAAGGGTTGGATATTGCTATGATGAATATGTGTCCTGGAGAAAAACGAAAAGTGGTCATCCCTCCATCGTTAGCATATGGACAGCAAGGATATG GTAGCACGTCAAGAAACTATTCTATTCCTACAACATACCTGTCCTCTGTCTCAGCATATTCCTGCATGTTGGGGAAGATACCTGCCTAA
- the FKBP7 gene encoding peptidyl-prolyl cis-trans isomerase FKBP7 isoform X1, with protein MRALPRPLPHGRFTSWGRPREPLGPAHPDGGEAGGSAPPPADAVPRRRSEMGRGLSLLLAALALLAAPARAEGGAAADEEVKIEVLHLPESCSPKSKKGDLLNAHYDGFLASNGSKFYCSRTQNEGHPKWFVLGVGQVIKGLDIAMMNMCPGEKRKVVIPPSLAYGQQGYAQGKIPPNATLIFEIELYAVNKGPRSVEAFHQIDKDSDKKLSELEISQYLKEEFARDGKKRHPSVHDEILADIFKKNDHDGDGFISAKEYNVYQHDEL; from the exons ATGCGCGCGCTCCCCCGGCCGCTCCCTCACGGCCGTTTCACTTCCTGGGGCCGCCCCCGAGAACCGCTCGGGCCCGCCCACCCGGACGGGGGGGAGGCGGGAGGCTCGGCCCCTCCGCCCGCGGACGCAGTGCCACGCCGGCGGAGCGAGATGGGCCGCGGGCTGAGCCTGCTCCTCGCGGCCTTGGCCCTCCTGGCGGCCCCGGCGCGGGCCGagggcggcgcggcggcggaTGAGGAGGTGAAGATAGAGGTGCTACACCTCCCCGAGAGCTGCAGCCCCAAGAGCAAGAAGGGGGACCTGCTGAACGCGCACTACGACGGCTTCCTGGCCAGTAACGGCTCCAAGTTCTACTGCAG tcgGACGCAAAATGAAGGTCATCCAAAATGGTTCGTTCTGGGTGTTGGACAAGTCATAAAAGGGTTGGATATTGCTATGATGAATATGTGTCCTGGAGAAAAACGAAAAGTGGTCATCCCTCCATCGTTAGCATATGGACAGCAAGGATATG CACAGGGCAAGATTCCACCAAATGCAACACTGATCTTTGAGATTGAACTTTATGCAGTAAATAAGGGACCTCGCAGTGTTGAAGCATTTCATCAAATAGACAAGGACAGTGACAAGAAACTCTCTGAACTCGAG ataagccaatatttgaaagaagaatTTGCAAGAGATGGCAAAAAACGTCATCCCTCAGTCCATGATGAAATTTTGGCTGATATATTTAAGAAGAATGACCATGATGGAGATGGCTTCATATCTGCAAAGGAGTACAATGTCTACCAGCATGATGAACTCTAA
- the DFNB59 gene encoding pejvakin — MFAAATKNFVKQVGDGGRLVPVPSLSEADKYQPLSLVIKKRKCLLSKKSKFASTPFTLKDILEGEKEISAGVSSYQLLNYEDKSDVSLNGRRGNQIINDVGFDVAGSDSIAFKASFGIVTKHEVEVPTLLKELTTRKINFDHCLVHQTRKSRMEILCVVMESIRTTRQCSLTVHTGMRGETMRFHIIEDQNYKGRDKAIVFPAHTTIAFSVFELYIHLDGNFELCVTPVAKGGFEKEKSGSSSMNKLRRLKNNLFHRNKRVVAIIPSSDGYLDDLFTDYYEKAASMTDLSTSYLREGAHVRINLLNNNIPKGPCVLCGMGSSRRETVYGCLECSFNGQKYVRLHAVPCFDLWHKRVK, encoded by the exons ATGTTTGCTGCTGCAACCAAAAACTTTGTTAAACAGGTTGGTGATGGAGGAAGACTAGTGCCAGTGCCCAGCCTCAGTGAAGCTGATAAGTATCAACCTCTCAGCCTTGtgattaagaaaagaaaatgtttgctttcgAAAAAATCTAAATTTGCTTCAACACCTTTCACATTAAAAGACATTCTTgaaggggagaaagaaattTCTGCAG GTGTTTCATCCTACCAGCTGCTCAACTATGAAGACAAATCAGATGTTTCACTCAATGGTAGAAGAGGAAATCAGATAATCAATGATGTTGGTTTTGATGTTGCTGGATCAGATTCTATTGCCTTTAAAGCTTCATTTGGCATAGTGACCAAACACGAGGTTGAAGTACCAACATTGCTTAAAGAACTTACTACAAG aaaaataaactttgatCATTGTCTAGTCcatcaaacaagaaaaagtagGATGGAGATTCTGTGTGTCGTCATGGAAAGCATTAGGACAACAAGACAGTGCTCACTAACTGTTCATACTGGGATGCGTGGAGAGACAATGAGG TTTCACATTATTGAAGACCAAAATTATAAAGGACGGGACAAAGCCATTGTTTTTCCTGCACATACAACAATTGCTTTTAGTGTATTTGAACTTTATATTCACTTGGATGGTAATTTTG AACTGTGTGTGACTCCAGTTGCAAAGGGGGgatttgaaaaagagaaatctggaTCATCTTCAATGAACAAATTAAGGAGATTAAAGAATAATCTCTTTCATCGAA ataaaagAGTAGTGGCTATCATCCCTAGCTCTGATGGTTACTTGGATGACCTTTTTACAGACTATTATGAAAAAGCTGCAAGCATGACTGATCTCTCTACAAGCTATCTTAGAGAAGGGGCACACGTCCGAATAAATTTACTTAATAACAACATCCCCAAAGGTCCTTGTGTCCTTTGTGGAATGGGAAGTTCTAGAAGAGAAACAGTCTATGGGTGCCTAGAGTGTTCTTTTAATGGACAGAAGTACGTACGACTGCATGCCGTGCCCTGTTTCGACCTCTGGCATAAAAGAGTGAAGTAA